In Nostoc sp. GT001, a genomic segment contains:
- a CDS encoding DUF1822 family protein, which yields MNNSTYQLDDVALTLPISQTARITAQQFANQQPNLEKAEQVRLNTLAVWVVNDYLQMMDIPTDLQASDSWNPIMRLCGDIADLELPSIGRLECRPVHLHQQICFIPPETWEERVGYLIVQFDESLEEARLLGFIPTVATETVPLAQLQPLEAFIDHIWELRQSPPNSLVNLSQWFAGIFETGWETIESLWNVPELMPTYAFRSIETLELDTLKQPESITKRAKVIDLGIQIHNQPVMLIVEISPEKDQQTSIHLQLHATGNQIYLPPGVHLTVIDSSGAIFLDAQSRKSDNYIQLQFRGEPTEQFSVRVSLDNTSITEYFRI from the coding sequence ATGAATAACTCCACCTATCAGCTAGATGATGTCGCTTTAACATTGCCGATTTCCCAAACAGCCCGCATAACTGCCCAGCAATTTGCTAACCAGCAACCAAATCTTGAAAAAGCAGAGCAAGTCCGGCTGAATACTTTAGCTGTATGGGTGGTGAATGACTACTTGCAAATGATGGATATTCCTACCGATCTTCAAGCTAGTGACAGTTGGAACCCCATCATGCGCCTTTGTGGGGATATCGCTGATTTAGAACTGCCCTCAATTGGCCGTCTGGAGTGTCGCCCTGTCCATCTGCATCAGCAAATATGTTTTATTCCTCCAGAAACTTGGGAAGAACGGGTGGGTTATTTAATAGTTCAATTTGATGAATCGCTCGAAGAAGCAAGGCTGCTTGGTTTTATCCCTACTGTAGCCACTGAAACAGTTCCTTTAGCGCAACTGCAACCATTGGAAGCGTTTATTGACCACATCTGGGAACTGCGCCAATCCCCACCTAATTCATTAGTGAATTTGAGTCAATGGTTTGCTGGTATCTTTGAAACTGGTTGGGAGACTATTGAATCGCTGTGGAACGTGCCAGAACTCATGCCAACTTATGCCTTTCGCAGTATTGAAACTTTGGAATTAGATACCCTCAAACAACCAGAATCAATTACTAAACGGGCAAAAGTGATTGATTTAGGTATCCAAATCCACAACCAACCTGTGATGTTGATTGTAGAAATCAGCCCCGAAAAAGATCAACAAACTAGTATTCATCTCCAATTGCACGCCACTGGAAATCAAATCTACTTGCCACCAGGAGTTCATCTCACTGTTATAGATAGTTCAGGAGCAATATTTCTAGATGCTCAATCGAGAAAATCAGACAACTATATTCAGTTGCAGTTTCGTGGTGAACCTACAGAGCAATTTAGTGTTAGGGTATCCTTGGATAATACCAGTATTACCGAATATTTCCGAATTTGA
- a CDS encoding CHASE2 domain-containing protein, which translates to MGKLVAIKFGEGSFEQGFAVTLQIGEEHERATTEITGRLPSFPEMPLYYSHWQSSYRQIGNRYRLHADKMQVTNVSMVQDCENASHILRARFNTWLRAEEFRPLREKWLERLSSSDEVRVILQTENSQLQLLPWHLWDLLERYPKAEIALSSPSYDRTQKPRTLNQLVNILAIVGNSKGIDTQADRALLQQCSNAEVSFLVEPQRKELTDHLWGKNWDILFFAGHSSSNKNGESGRIYLNRTDSLTIGELKYALKKAIENGLQLAIFNSCDGLGLARELADLQIPQIIVMREPVPDQVAKEFLKYFLQGFAGGESLYQAVRQARERLQGLEDRFPCATWLPVICQNPAQIPPTWDELRSTKSKEEEQASLPLSNRRKFKRTVLSSLAITALVFGARLVGLLENQEIQAFDLMMRSRPAEALDHRLLIITIDDDDLAIQRQNGEYLIGASISEKSLNKLLAKLNQYQPRAIGLDIYRDFQAKEPDLITRLQQTHNLVGVCKGSDRSENIKGIKPPPEIPPGNLGFSDFIHDRDGVIRRHLLFMSQETTSLCSAEYSFSLQLASLYLRPLGIQTKFTPEGNLQLGKTIFPNLKSRTGGYQKIDANGGQILLNYRSSKEIAEQVKLTQFLSSPINPNAIKNRIVLIGVTAKGDSPDTWPTPYGIPLDEQMPGVLVQAHMVSQILGAVQDGRPLLRAWSWWAEVAWIWGWSLIGGVLAWRRLSLPWLALSIGVTSSVLYVVCFGLFISGAWVPFVPSALSLVAMGVLMSIYNNSKTKARAGNGE; encoded by the coding sequence ATGGGTAAATTAGTGGCGATCAAATTTGGAGAGGGTAGTTTTGAACAGGGGTTTGCTGTCACCCTCCAAATTGGTGAAGAACACGAGCGTGCTACAACCGAAATCACCGGGAGGCTCCCTTCATTCCCGGAAATGCCGCTCTATTATAGTCATTGGCAGTCTAGTTATCGGCAGATAGGCAATCGTTATCGCCTCCATGCTGACAAAATGCAGGTGACGAATGTATCGATGGTGCAAGACTGCGAAAACGCTTCTCATATTTTGCGGGCACGCTTTAATACCTGGCTGCGAGCAGAGGAGTTTCGCCCGTTGAGGGAAAAATGGTTAGAAAGATTATCGTCTAGCGACGAAGTACGGGTGATTCTGCAAACAGAAAATAGCCAATTGCAGTTATTACCTTGGCATCTTTGGGACTTGTTAGAACGCTATCCCAAAGCTGAAATTGCCCTTTCTTCACCATCTTACGATCGCACTCAAAAGCCACGCACTCTCAATCAATTAGTCAATATTTTGGCAATTGTGGGCAATAGTAAAGGGATTGACACCCAAGCCGATCGAGCTTTACTGCAACAGTGTAGTAACGCAGAAGTGAGCTTTTTGGTAGAACCACAACGTAAGGAATTGACTGACCATCTCTGGGGAAAAAACTGGGATATTCTCTTCTTTGCGGGACACAGTTCTAGCAACAAAAATGGGGAAAGCGGACGAATTTACCTGAATAGAACTGATAGTCTTACCATTGGCGAGTTAAAGTACGCTCTCAAAAAAGCCATTGAAAACGGTTTGCAATTAGCTATATTCAACTCCTGTGATGGATTGGGGTTAGCGCGAGAATTGGCTGATTTGCAAATTCCTCAAATAATTGTCATGCGCGAACCCGTCCCAGACCAGGTTGCGAAGGAGTTTTTAAAATATTTTCTCCAAGGCTTTGCTGGTGGCGAGTCTTTATATCAAGCGGTACGCCAAGCGCGGGAACGCTTGCAAGGACTTGAAGATAGATTTCCTTGTGCGACTTGGCTACCAGTAATTTGCCAAAATCCGGCGCAGATACCACCGACTTGGGATGAATTAAGGTCTACAAAATCTAAAGAGGAAGAGCAAGCAAGTTTACCTTTGTCTAACAGACGCAAATTTAAGAGAACTGTATTATCCAGCTTGGCAATTACAGCTTTGGTTTTTGGCGCGAGATTGGTGGGATTGCTAGAAAATCAAGAGATTCAAGCCTTTGACCTGATGATGCGATCGCGCCCTGCCGAAGCTCTCGATCACCGACTGTTGATCATCACAATTGACGATGACGATTTAGCCATTCAAAGACAAAATGGCGAGTACTTGATCGGAGCTTCTATTTCCGAAAAATCTCTCAATAAACTCTTAGCAAAACTGAATCAGTACCAACCCCGCGCGATCGGCTTGGATATCTACCGTGATTTTCAGGCCAAAGAGCCAGATTTAATTACTCGTCTCCAGCAAACTCATAACTTGGTTGGCGTATGCAAGGGGAGCGATCGCTCAGAAAATATCAAAGGCATTAAGCCGCCACCAGAAATCCCCCCAGGAAATCTGGGATTCAGTGACTTTATTCACGATCGCGATGGAGTTATTCGTCGGCATCTTCTGTTCATGAGTCAGGAGACGACATCATTGTGTTCTGCTGAATATTCCTTCAGTTTACAACTAGCATCCCTTTATCTGCGCCCTTTAGGAATTCAAACAAAGTTCACCCCTGAAGGAAATTTGCAGTTGGGTAAGACTATTTTTCCAAATCTGAAGTCTCGTACTGGTGGCTATCAGAAGATTGATGCGAATGGCGGTCAAATCTTACTCAACTATCGTTCTTCAAAAGAAATAGCCGAACAGGTAAAGCTAACGCAATTTTTATCTAGTCCAATTAACCCCAACGCCATCAAAAACCGAATTGTTCTCATTGGTGTGACTGCAAAGGGCGATTCTCCAGACACCTGGCCTACACCTTATGGCATTCCTTTAGATGAGCAAATGCCAGGAGTACTGGTACAAGCTCACATGGTCAGCCAGATCCTTGGTGCAGTCCAGGATGGGCGGCCTTTGCTGCGGGCTTGGTCATGGTGGGCGGAGGTCGCCTGGATTTGGGGCTGGTCTTTGATTGGGGGAGTCTTGGCTTGGCGCAGGCTTTCCTTACCCTGGTTGGCATTGTCAATCGGTGTTACTTCTAGCGTTTTGTATGTAGTTTGCTTTGGTCTGTTCATTTCGGGTGCTTGGGTGCCTTTCGTACCCTCGGCTTTATCGTTGGTAGCTATGGGGGTTTTGATGTCAATTTATAATAATTCAAAAACAAAAGCGCGGGCGGGAAATGGGGAATAG
- a CDS encoding DUF928 domain-containing protein, which yields MNSNSQPIKLFLVVAFSCTNLSVSLTPVLAKPTPNRSDTKTILAQAKTFNQPPIPAGSPPGGRVRGGAKRGETGCPTTKIDLTALVPFTEEANSVINVWGQTTVEHPSWFFYVPYTKDSPYTVEFVLQDPDANEVYKKAIALSDKPGVIRVSLPSNAPALAVDTQYRWFFTINCDKQKNSPPTFVEGVIKRVNLSQPTVKEIETAEPIKRYAIYAQNGIWYEALTTLAELRQQNPQDAALKAEWRNLLGSIRLDDVAGEPILPGTP from the coding sequence ATGAATTCAAATTCACAACCGATAAAACTGTTTTTAGTAGTAGCTTTTAGCTGTACAAATTTATCAGTTAGTCTGACTCCAGTACTGGCGAAACCAACCCCTAATCGCTCTGATACTAAAACGATCCTTGCTCAAGCGAAAACCTTTAATCAACCTCCAATTCCAGCTGGCTCCCCTCCTGGAGGTCGCGTTCGTGGTGGAGCGAAGCGTGGGGAAACTGGATGTCCTACAACTAAAATTGACTTGACTGCTTTAGTACCCTTTACTGAGGAAGCTAACTCAGTGATTAATGTCTGGGGACAAACAACTGTAGAACATCCAAGTTGGTTTTTCTATGTGCCATATACCAAAGATTCGCCATATACAGTTGAATTTGTACTGCAAGATCCAGACGCTAACGAGGTATACAAAAAAGCGATCGCTTTATCGGATAAGCCAGGAGTAATCCGCGTTTCTTTGCCTAGCAATGCTCCCGCTTTAGCAGTAGACACACAATACCGTTGGTTTTTCACAATTAACTGTGACAAGCAAAAGAACTCGCCCCCAACTTTTGTTGAAGGGGTAATCAAACGAGTTAACCTGAGTCAACCAACAGTCAAAGAAATAGAAACAGCAGAACCTATAAAGCGCTATGCTATCTATGCCCAAAATGGGATATGGTACGAGGCACTGACGACGTTGGCTGAACTGCGTCAACAAAATCCTCAAGATGCAGCCCTGAAAGCAGAGTGGCGAAATTTGTTAGGCAGCATCCGCTTAGATGATGTTGCCGGAGAACCGATTCTTCCAGGAACACCTTAA
- a CDS encoding M3 family metallopeptidase produces MSASTIISDNPLLQGNGLPPFTEIKPERVVPAFNQLLAELDHQLASLEASVQPTWSGLVEPLEKLTERLTWSWGTVNHLMGVKNSPELREAHEIVQPLVVQFINKLGQSQPIYNAFKALRSSDSWATLELAQQRIVEAAIRDAELSGVGLKGEARDRFNAIQMELAELSTKFSNHVLDATKAFSLTLTTKAEIDGLPPSLVSLAAQAARAAKEENATPENGPWRITLDFPSYGPFIQHSTRRDLREKLYKAHITRASSGDLDNNPLIVRILELRQELADILGFKSFAELSLASKMAPNVEAVEALLEELRQASYDAAVKDLKELQAFAASYGEEYQDLKHWDISFWAERQREAKFAFTAEELRPYFPLPQVLDGLFGLVKRLFGVTVTPADGKAPVWHEDVRYFQIADETGSPIAYFYLDPYSRPAEKRGGAWMDVCINRAKTENGATAIRLPVAYLICNQTPPVDGKPSLMTFYEVETLFHEFGHGLHHMLTKVDYAGAAGINNVEWDAVELPSQFMENWCYERPTLFGMAKHYETGEALPEHYYQKLLAARNYMSGTGMLRQIHLSSIDLELHYRYRSGSNETPADVRHRIAKTTTVLPPLPEDSMLCSFGHIFEGGYAAGYYSYKWAEVLSADAFAAFEEAGLENEEAIKTTGRRYRDTVLALGGSKHPMEVFKTFRGREPSTIALLRHNGLVSAAAN; encoded by the coding sequence ATGAGTGCAAGTACCATTATTTCCGATAATCCCTTACTCCAAGGCAATGGTTTACCTCCCTTTACAGAGATTAAACCAGAACGAGTAGTACCAGCCTTCAATCAGTTGCTAGCAGAACTTGACCACCAACTTGCCAGCTTAGAGGCTAGTGTACAGCCCACTTGGAGTGGTTTAGTAGAACCCTTAGAAAAGCTGACAGAACGGCTTACCTGGAGTTGGGGGACGGTAAATCATTTAATGGGTGTTAAAAATAGCCCGGAACTGCGCGAAGCTCATGAAATCGTACAGCCACTAGTTGTACAATTTATCAACAAACTCGGTCAAAGCCAACCCATCTACAATGCTTTTAAGGCACTCCGTAGCAGTGATAGTTGGGCAACTTTAGAATTAGCGCAACAGCGCATTGTAGAAGCCGCCATTCGAGATGCAGAACTTTCTGGTGTTGGCTTAAAAGGAGAGGCAAGAGACCGTTTCAACGCCATTCAGATGGAGTTGGCAGAACTTTCTACTAAATTCTCTAACCATGTACTTGATGCCACGAAAGCCTTTAGCTTAACCCTGACAACAAAAGCAGAAATTGACGGTTTACCACCAAGTTTAGTGAGTTTAGCTGCCCAAGCTGCACGAGCCGCAAAAGAAGAGAACGCCACACCAGAAAATGGCCCTTGGCGCATCACTTTAGACTTCCCCAGTTACGGCCCTTTCATACAGCACAGCACCCGTCGAGATTTGCGTGAAAAGCTCTACAAAGCTCATATTACTCGCGCTTCTAGTGGCGATTTAGATAATAATCCGTTAATTGTGCGTATTTTGGAGTTACGGCAAGAACTCGCAGATATACTTGGCTTTAAGAGTTTTGCCGAGTTGAGCCTTGCAAGTAAAATGGCTCCTAATGTTGAGGCAGTCGAAGCACTATTAGAAGAACTACGCCAGGCCAGTTATGATGCTGCTGTCAAAGACTTAAAAGAACTCCAAGCTTTTGCTGCATCTTATGGAGAAGAATATCAAGATTTAAAACATTGGGACATCAGCTTTTGGGCAGAACGCCAACGAGAAGCAAAATTTGCCTTTACCGCTGAAGAATTACGTCCCTACTTTCCCCTTCCCCAAGTGCTAGATGGCTTGTTTGGGCTTGTTAAGCGGCTGTTTGGTGTTACAGTAACCCCTGCCGATGGTAAAGCTCCAGTATGGCATGAGGATGTCCGTTATTTCCAAATAGCCGATGAAACTGGTTCTCCCATCGCTTACTTCTACTTAGACCCCTATAGCCGTCCAGCAGAAAAACGCGGCGGTGCTTGGATGGATGTATGCATTAATCGTGCCAAAACTGAAAATGGTGCAACTGCCATCCGGTTGCCTGTGGCTTATTTGATATGTAACCAAACTCCCCCAGTAGATGGCAAGCCGAGTTTGATGACTTTCTATGAAGTAGAGACTTTGTTCCACGAGTTTGGTCATGGATTGCATCACATGCTCACCAAGGTTGACTATGCTGGAGCCGCAGGCATCAATAATGTGGAATGGGATGCAGTGGAACTACCCAGTCAGTTTATGGAAAACTGGTGTTATGAACGACCCACTTTGTTTGGCATGGCTAAACATTACGAAACTGGAGAAGCCCTACCAGAGCATTATTATCAAAAGCTGCTAGCGGCGCGTAATTATATGAGTGGTACTGGTATGTTACGGCAAATTCACCTTAGCAGTATTGATTTAGAACTACACTACCGCTATCGTTCTGGCAGCAATGAAACTCCAGCAGATGTGCGTCATCGCATAGCTAAGACTACTACTGTTTTACCACCACTTCCAGAAGATTCAATGTTGTGTTCTTTTGGGCACATTTTTGAGGGTGGTTATGCAGCAGGTTACTACAGTTACAAATGGGCTGAAGTCCTTAGTGCTGACGCTTTTGCCGCTTTTGAAGAAGCTGGGCTAGAAAATGAAGAAGCTATAAAAACTACAGGTCGGCGGTATCGGGATACGGTGCTAGCACTCGGTGGTAGCAAGCATCCAATGGAGGTGTTTAAAACTTTCCGGGGTCGTGAGCCAAGTACGATCGCTTTGCTCAGGCACAATGGTTTAGTAAGTGCAGCTGCAAACTAA
- a CDS encoding ABC transporter ATP-binding protein gives MAKFQDIVNYFRSDWKLSLFSIAASSVYEIIDLVVPYAIGQILNVLSAQPLDKPLQSAIATFSDITNYPVTKTLSLSLLLGLVFLVTVVRAPTQPWLTHWFHWDITLRLRRQKAQTAIEKILTLPLEFYDENNPGRIAGRIARGISNHTFTYPEIAGQLIPKLVRVLGIFVFILVIEWRIAILYLISFVLILSFTLKDLKQLIWHETILDKYGEDTESRNSELITNIKTVKAFATEANELKRQKQRLDRELMVVEYRVHKGYTKLATWQRTVIQFCVFTILGMTLAATADGRISLGHFVMTLTLSSMAYAELEPISNLAEIFARRYSSMLRFHEFLQEPTASDSASLLEESNQTESPYKFTGKVELSHVSFGYDPNRQVLQDINLLIEPYQTVALVGRSGSGKSTLVKLLLRYFEPQSGQILIDGQDIRTLNVGKYRRRLAIVHQEVDVFNGTILDNLTYGRTNASLEQVKEACRIARVDEVVQHLPQGYYTVVGERGVRLSGGQRQRLGIARALLVEPDVLIFDEATSSLDYESERSIQLAMRSIQGTCTTIVIAHRLSTVREADKIVVLEQGKIVEVGSHDELLRHEGIYRRLHSLQETGELLS, from the coding sequence ATGGCTAAATTTCAAGATATTGTCAATTACTTTCGCTCTGACTGGAAGCTGAGTCTCTTTAGTATCGCAGCATCCAGCGTTTACGAAATTATTGATTTAGTTGTTCCTTATGCGATCGGGCAGATATTAAACGTTTTGTCTGCTCAACCTTTGGACAAACCACTTCAAAGTGCGATCGCAACTTTTTCGGACATCACTAATTATCCAGTTACTAAAACTCTATCTTTGAGTTTATTGCTGGGTTTAGTTTTCCTTGTCACTGTAGTGAGAGCGCCAACACAACCTTGGTTAACCCACTGGTTTCATTGGGATATAACCTTAAGGTTGCGTCGGCAGAAAGCCCAAACAGCCATAGAAAAAATTCTCACTCTTCCACTAGAATTTTATGATGAAAATAACCCTGGACGCATCGCTGGAAGAATAGCTAGAGGTATCTCTAACCACACTTTTACATACCCTGAAATTGCGGGGCAGTTGATTCCTAAACTAGTTCGGGTGCTGGGAATTTTCGTATTTATCTTAGTGATTGAGTGGCGAATTGCGATTTTATATCTGATTTCCTTTGTGCTTATTCTTAGCTTTACCTTGAAAGATTTAAAGCAGCTAATTTGGCACGAAACTATTCTGGATAAATATGGAGAGGATACTGAAAGTCGCAATTCGGAACTGATCACCAACATCAAAACGGTGAAAGCATTTGCCACAGAAGCTAACGAACTGAAGCGGCAAAAGCAACGTTTGGATCGCGAATTAATGGTGGTTGAGTATCGTGTCCACAAAGGTTATACGAAACTGGCTACTTGGCAAAGAACTGTAATTCAGTTCTGCGTCTTTACTATTCTGGGTATGACTCTCGCAGCAACCGCAGACGGAAGAATTTCTCTGGGTCACTTTGTTATGACTTTAACTCTTTCTAGCATGGCTTATGCCGAATTAGAACCTATTAGCAATTTGGCAGAAATTTTTGCCCGTCGTTATTCTTCAATGTTGCGGTTTCACGAATTTCTCCAAGAGCCAACTGCATCTGATTCAGCTAGTCTTTTAGAAGAGAGTAACCAGACAGAATCACCTTATAAATTTACTGGAAAAGTCGAGTTATCACACGTCAGTTTTGGATATGATCCCAACCGTCAAGTTTTGCAAGATATCAACTTGTTGATTGAGCCATACCAAACAGTGGCATTAGTGGGGCGTTCCGGTTCTGGTAAGTCTACTTTAGTGAAATTGCTGTTGCGATATTTTGAACCTCAATCAGGTCAAATTCTGATTGATGGTCAAGATATTCGCACTTTGAATGTAGGTAAGTATAGACGAAGGCTAGCGATCGTTCACCAAGAAGTAGACGTTTTCAACGGTACTATCTTGGATAACCTGACTTATGGCAGAACAAATGCCAGTTTGGAGCAGGTTAAGGAAGCCTGTAGAATTGCCAGAGTCGATGAAGTAGTGCAGCACTTACCCCAAGGTTATTACACCGTGGTGGGAGAACGAGGTGTCAGGTTATCTGGAGGACAAAGACAACGCTTAGGAATTGCTAGGGCGTTGTTAGTGGAACCAGACGTGCTGATTTTTGACGAAGCCACCTCTAGTTTAGATTATGAGTCTGAGCGTTCAATTCAGCTAGCGATGCGATCGATTCAGGGCACTTGCACCACGATTGTTATTGCCCACCGTTTAAGCACAGTACGGGAAGCAGATAAAATTGTCGTTCTAGAGCAAGGAAAGATTGTAGAAGTGGGTAGCCACGACGAACTCTTGCGTCACGAGGGTATTTACCGCCGCTTGCACTCCCTGCAAGAAACAGGAGAACTTCTGAGTTAG
- a CDS encoding DUF6816 family protein, whose translation MLVMKVIWSFCLLFLFLIWGGDALAGELSERLANFPQWEKLTSVQSASGDLVYPEWMSGTWKVTSTLVDLAAPLAPEIVTPGFEGNRRQLNQPVSFVVRFVKEQAHTPWLKILPEIDDKSPNLVADRAFNSLNLARAYLGDEAVLSVKVDPDSPNRQITFLRSSRQLVSIVTARATETTPNGKFITTEVFQQLFKGGSRPYLNSVESTTAYHKLPKSNPAIEADQVTAVYLSPQDPDYFKAGSRPVALYRYRLEFFPQELPTTPKG comes from the coding sequence ATGCTTGTAATGAAGGTAATTTGGAGTTTTTGCTTGCTATTTTTATTCCTTATCTGGGGTGGCGATGCTTTAGCAGGAGAGTTGTCTGAAAGGTTAGCAAATTTTCCCCAATGGGAAAAACTAACTTCAGTGCAATCGGCTTCGGGTGATTTAGTTTACCCTGAATGGATGTCTGGTACTTGGAAAGTTACAAGTACCTTAGTAGATTTAGCTGCACCTTTGGCACCAGAGATTGTAACACCAGGATTTGAAGGTAATCGCCGACAATTAAATCAGCCTGTGAGTTTTGTTGTAAGATTTGTGAAGGAGCAAGCACATACTCCTTGGTTAAAAATATTACCTGAGATAGATGATAAATCCCCCAACTTAGTAGCGGATAGAGCATTTAATAGCTTGAATTTGGCAAGGGCTTATTTAGGGGATGAAGCAGTGTTATCAGTCAAAGTAGATCCAGATTCACCTAATCGTCAAATTACATTCTTGCGTAGCAGTCGCCAACTAGTTTCCATTGTGACTGCACGCGCCACAGAAACTACCCCTAATGGTAAGTTCATCACCACAGAAGTGTTTCAACAACTATTTAAAGGCGGTTCGCGCCCTTATTTAAACTCTGTAGAATCTACTACGGCTTATCATAAACTTCCAAAATCCAATCCGGCGATTGAGGCAGATCAAGTAACTGCTGTCTATCTTTCACCCCAAGATCCAGATTACTTTAAAGCCGGTTCTCGACCAGTTGCTCTCTACCGCTATCGCCTCGAATTTTTCCCTCAAGAACTACCAACTACTCCCAAAGGGTGA
- a CDS encoding carbon dioxide-concentrating mechanism protein CcmK → MTLALGMIEVYGVPAAVEVGDAMCKAARVTLVGYENTDLGRITVLIRGAVGEVNVAVTAGLKAVLRVDGGEVLSNHIIPRPHENLEYILPIHRSVNIEQFSADIRFPPPLSV, encoded by the coding sequence ATGACATTGGCATTAGGCATGATTGAAGTTTATGGCGTTCCCGCAGCAGTGGAAGTGGGAGATGCCATGTGTAAAGCTGCCCGTGTAACCCTTGTTGGTTATGAAAACACTGATTTGGGACGAATTACTGTCTTAATTCGAGGAGCTGTAGGCGAAGTGAATGTAGCAGTGACAGCAGGATTAAAGGCGGTGCTGCGAGTTGACGGTGGCGAGGTACTTTCTAATCACATTATTCCCCGTCCCCACGAAAATTTAGAATATATTTTACCGATTCATCGCAGCGTTAATATCGAGCAGTTCAGTGCAGATATCCGATTTCCTCCACCCTTATCAGTTTAG
- a CDS encoding ChuX/HutX family heme-like substrate-binding protein, producing MSTTLKEFLEACETLGTLRLIVTSSAAVLEARGKVEKLFYAELPKGKYANMHTEGFEFHLNMDKITQVKFETGEAKRGNFTTYAIRFLDDKQESALSLFLQWGKPGEYEPGQVEAWQTLKEKYGEVWQPLPAEI from the coding sequence ATGAGTACTACTTTGAAAGAATTTTTAGAAGCTTGCGAGACTCTTGGAACGTTGCGTTTAATTGTTACTAGTAGCGCTGCTGTTTTAGAAGCACGAGGTAAGGTAGAAAAGTTATTTTATGCAGAATTGCCTAAAGGAAAGTATGCGAATATGCATACTGAAGGCTTTGAGTTTCACTTGAATATGGATAAAATCACTCAGGTTAAATTTGAAACAGGTGAAGCGAAGAGGGGTAACTTTACAACTTATGCCATCCGGTTTTTAGATGATAAACAGGAATCTGCTTTAAGCCTCTTTTTACAATGGGGTAAACCGGGAGAATATGAACCAGGACAAGTGGAAGCTTGGCAAACTCTAAAAGAGAAGTATGGCGAAGTTTGGCAACCTTTACCAGCAGAAATTTAA
- a CDS encoding PhoH family protein: protein MAGALTIQLPNVPSAIALAGDGEENLKILSRQTGAALVLRGQELVISGTEKQIDLASRLVRSLEDLWIKGNTISSADILTARQAIDSDRQGELQDLQRDVLAKSRRGEEVRAKTFRQRQYIDALRRRDLTFGIGPAGTGKTYLAVVVAVQALLANQVEKLILTRPAVEAGEKLGFLPGDLQQKVNPYLRPLYDAIYEFIDPEKIPSLMERGVIEVAPLAYMRGRTLNNAFIIVDEAQNTTPAQMKMVLTRLGFRSRMVITGDMTQTDLPLHQQSGLGVALQILKHVEGIAFCEFSQRDVVRHPLVQRIVAAYEQYEK, encoded by the coding sequence ATGGCAGGTGCCTTAACAATTCAGCTGCCGAATGTTCCCAGTGCGATCGCTCTTGCAGGAGATGGAGAAGAAAATCTCAAAATCCTATCTCGGCAAACAGGAGCCGCTTTAGTGCTACGCGGGCAAGAATTAGTGATTTCTGGTACTGAAAAGCAAATTGATCTGGCTTCTCGATTAGTGCGATCGCTTGAAGACCTCTGGATTAAAGGCAATACTATTTCCAGTGCCGATATTTTAACAGCCCGTCAAGCCATAGATAGCGATCGGCAAGGGGAACTGCAAGATTTACAGCGAGATGTCCTCGCCAAAAGTCGCCGCGGTGAAGAAGTCCGTGCCAAAACCTTCCGCCAGCGCCAATATATCGACGCACTCCGTAGACGCGATCTCACCTTTGGAATTGGCCCTGCTGGTACCGGCAAGACTTATCTCGCTGTTGTTGTCGCCGTGCAAGCACTCCTTGCCAACCAAGTGGAAAAGCTAATTTTAACTCGCCCTGCCGTCGAAGCCGGTGAAAAACTCGGTTTTTTGCCTGGAGATTTACAGCAGAAAGTTAATCCTTATCTTCGCCCACTTTACGATGCTATTTATGAATTCATCGACCCAGAAAAAATACCCAGTTTAATGGAACGCGGTGTGATTGAAGTCGCACCACTCGCCTATATGCGGGGACGCACTCTCAATAACGCTTTTATAATTGTCGATGAAGCTCAAAATACTACACCCGCTCAGATGAAAATGGTTTTGACTCGTTTGGGTTTCCGTTCGCGGATGGTGATTACAGGCGACATGACACAAACTGATTTACCGCTTCATCAACAATCGGGTTTAGGAGTGGCTTTACAAATTTTAAAACACGTTGAAGGCATTGCCTTTTGCGAATTTTCCCAAAGAGATGTCGTGCGCCATCCTCTAGTTCAGCGTATTGTCGCTGCTTATGAACAATATGAAAAATAG